A genomic window from Salvia miltiorrhiza cultivar Shanhuang (shh) chromosome 5, IMPLAD_Smil_shh, whole genome shotgun sequence includes:
- the LOC130985504 gene encoding non-classical arabinogalactan protein 31 — MAFVSFATPFVLSLLLSTALATTSPPPAEAPHPPPPHHHHHHHPPTPPPTPTPPPVKPPSHPPVKPPAHPPVKPPAHPPVKPPAHPPVKPPAHPPVKPPAHPPVKPPAHPPVKPPSQPPKYPPMRKKVAIQGVVYCKSCKYRGVDTLVGATPLLGAVVKLQCNNSKISLVEQMKTDKNGFFFFMPQKLTTSGSHKCKVFLISSPSAACSVPTNLHDGAVGAILAAKPPVDTPPKPLPFELFTVGPFAFDAAKKLPCHY, encoded by the exons TCTTTCGCCACTCCCTTTGTCCTTTCTCTGCTCCTCTCCACCGCCCTAGCCACTACTTCCCCACCGCCGGCCGAAGCCCCTCATCCTCCACcaccccaccaccaccaccaccatcacccccccaccccacccccaaccCCAACCCCTCCTCCCGTTAAACCCCCGTCCCACCCTCCCGTTAAACCCCCGGCTCACCCTCCCGTCAAGCCGCCGGCTCACCCTCCCGTTAAACCCCCAGCTCACCCTCCCGTCAAGCCGCCGGCTCATCCTCCCGTGAAACCCCCGGCTCATCCTCCCGTGAAACCCCCGGCTCACCCCCCAGTGAAGCCGCCATCTCAGCCGCCGAAATACCCTCCAATGAGGAAGAAGGTGGCTATTCAGGGCGTCGTCTACTGCAAGTCCTGCAAGTATAGGGGAGTCGACACTCTCGTCGGAGCCACTCCTCTCCTCg GCGCTGTGGTGAAGCTGCAATGCAACAACTCGAAGATCAGCTTGGTGGAGCAGATGAAGACCGACAAAAacggcttcttcttcttcatgcCGCAGAAGCTGACGACATCCGGGTCCCACAAGTGCAAGGTCTTCCTCATCTCGTCACCCTCGGCGGCGTGCAGCGTCCCCACCAACCTCCACGACGGCGCCGTCGGCGCCATCTTAGCGGCCAAGCCGCCCGTCGACACCCCGCCGAAGCCGCTGCCGTTTGAGCTCTTCACCGTCGGGCCCTTCGCCTTTGACGCCGCCAAGAAACTGCCATGTCACTACTAG